In Longimicrobium sp., the sequence GCCCGGCGTCGGGGTGGCCTTGGTCGCGCAGCCAGCCGGCGCGCAGGCAGAGGAGGCGCGCGGCCCGGTACTCGGTCGCCATGTCGGCGAGCATGGCCTGCACCAGCTGGTGCTCGCCGATGGGCACCCCGAACTGCACGCGCCGCGCTGCGTAGCCGGCCGACGCTTCCAGGCACGCCCGGACGATGCCCACGCATCCGCAGGCCACGCTGTACCGCCCCAGCTCCAGCGCCGAGATCGCCACCCCCAGTCCGAACCCGGGCCCGGCGAGGCGGTCTTCGCGGGGCACGCGGACGCCGTCCAGGACGATCTCGGCCACCATCGAGGCCCGCGTGCCGGTGACGTCCAGCGGCTGCACGGAAACGCCGGGCGAGCGCAGGTCCAGCAGCAGGGCGACCGGCTTTCCCTCGGCCTGGGCGAAGGTCAGCAGCACGTCGGCGAGCTGGCCGTACGTGGTCCACTTCTTCCGCCCTCGCAGCACGTACCCGTCGCCATCCGCCTCGGCCGTCGTCTGCACGGCGGCGGCGTCGCTCCCCACCCCTGGCTCGCTCAGGCCGAAGGCGCCGATCACCTCTCCACGCGCCATCCGCGGCAGCCAGCGCTCCTTCTGGGCGCGGCTTCCCCAGCGGGCCAGGGCGTGGCACGCCATGGAATGCACGGTCAACAGCGAGCGAAGCGACGAGCAGCCGCGCCCCAGTTCTTCGTTCAGCAGGCCGAAGGTGACGGCGTCCATTCCCGAGCCGCCGAACTCCGGTGGCACGGCGGCGGCCAGGAACCCGGCCTGCGCCATCCCCTCCACCACCGACGCAGGGGTGCGCGCCTCGCGGTCCCACGCCCCGGCGAACGGGACGACCTCGCGGCTCACCCACTCGGCGAAGGCCGCGCGCTCCGCCTCCTGGGCCGCGCCCAGCCCCATCCGCAGCCCGTCTCCGGGCGCGGAGCCGTCCGGCACTGTCAGGCGGCCCCGGCGGTCCGCTTGCGCTGGACGAAGCCGGCCAGGGCGTCGATGGAGCGGAAGTTGTCGATCTCCATGTCTTCCCCCTCCACCGTTACCTCGAAGGCCTGCTCCACGAACTGCACCAGCTGCATCGCGAACATCGAGTTCACGTACCCCGTGGCGAAGATGTCCTCGTCGTCGCGCAGCTCCCGCCCGCGCATGAATTTCCCGACGAAGCCGCGGAGGGTCTGCTTTTCGTCTGTCATGTATCCGAGTAGTCGAAGAAGCCGCGGCCGCTCTTCCGGCCGTGCAGCCCCGCATCCACCATCTTCACCAGCAGCGGGCAGGGCCGGAACTTGGGGTCGCCGTAGCTGTCCTGCAGCACCTGCAGCGAGTACAGGATGGTGTCGAGGCCGATCAGGTCGCCCGTGGCCAGCGGGCCCATCTTGTGGCCGAAGCAGGTGACGAAGATGCGGTCGATGTTTTCCGCGCTCGCCACTCCGTCCATCACCTCCCAGATCGCCTCGTTGATGGTGATCATCAGCACGCGGTTGCTCACGAACCCGGGAAGGTCGTTCACCACGATGCCTTCCTTGCCCATCTGCCCCAGGAAGCGCAGTGCGGTGTCGATCGTCTGCTGGCTGGTGTGGAAGCCCCGGATGGTTTCGACGACCGGCTTCAGCGGCACCGGGTTCATGAAGTGCATGCCCAGCACGCGGTCCGGCCGGCCGGTCCATCCCCCGATGCGGGTGATGGAGATGCACGAGGTGTTGGCGGCGAAGCAGGCGTGCGGCGGGCACACCCGGTCCAGCACGGGATAGATCCCCTGCTTGACGTCCACCTTTTCCGTCGCGTTCTCGACCACGAAGTCGGCCTCGGCGAACGGGGCGTAGTCCGTGGTGAAGGTGATGCGCGACAGGACCTCGGCGGCCGGCGGGCCGCCCTTCTGCCCGGTGAAGAAGCCGTGGAAGCGCACGTTGCGGCCGATCTCGGCGCGCGCCCTCTCCAGCACCTCGGCCGACAGGTCCAGCAGCAGCACGCAGTGGCCGGTCTGGGCCAGGTTCTGGGCCACGCCTGCGCCCATCACCCCCGCGCCCACCACGCCGATGGTGCCCAGCTGCGGCGGGGCGTCGTCGGTGGTTTCCATCACTGTTGGTCTGTCGGATCGATGGCGGGTCCGGGATGCTCCCGGTGGCCCCCGCCGCGGGATCGTCCGCGCGGCGGGGGTCTTCGGTGGTGGCGGGCCTCAGCCCAGGCCCTGCTGCTGCATCTTTTCGCGGAGGCTCTTGGGACGCATGTCGGTCCACACCTCTTCGATGTAAGCCAGGCAGTCGGCCTTCAGCCCCTGCTTTCCCGCCTTGTGCCAGCCCAGGGGCAGCTCGCGGTCCGCCGGCCAGATGGAGTACTGCTCCTCGTCGTTCATCACGACCTCGTAGATCGTGGTATCCTCGCGCTCGTCGCTCATGGTGTGGCCTGTGGAATAGGTGCGTGGCGGGCCGGCGTCCCGTTCCGGCGGCGCGGAATGTAACACGCTTGCCGCTGGTTTTGAAACACCCGGGTCGTGGCTCCGTGAAGGGGATCTGCAGGGAGAGGGTATCCACCGTC encodes:
- a CDS encoding acyl-CoA dehydrogenase family protein, giving the protein MPDGSAPGDGLRMGLGAAQEAERAAFAEWVSREVVPFAGAWDREARTPASVVEGMAQAGFLAAAVPPEFGGSGMDAVTFGLLNEELGRGCSSLRSLLTVHSMACHALARWGSRAQKERWLPRMARGEVIGAFGLSEPGVGSDAAAVQTTAEADGDGYVLRGRKKWTTYGQLADVLLTFAQAEGKPVALLLDLRSPGVSVQPLDVTGTRASMVAEIVLDGVRVPREDRLAGPGFGLGVAISALELGRYSVACGCVGIVRACLEASAGYAARRVQFGVPIGEHQLVQAMLADMATEYRAARLLCLRAGWLRDQGHPDAGREAFHAKYFASRAATRAALNAVQVHGANGCTGEYPVERYLRDSRVMEIIEGSTQIQQVTLGRWEVERAAPPA
- a CDS encoding acyl carrier protein, which produces MTDEKQTLRGFVGKFMRGRELRDDEDIFATGYVNSMFAMQLVQFVEQAFEVTVEGEDMEIDNFRSIDALAGFVQRKRTAGAA
- a CDS encoding 3-hydroxyacyl-CoA dehydrogenase family protein, producing the protein METTDDAPPQLGTIGVVGAGVMGAGVAQNLAQTGHCVLLLDLSAEVLERARAEIGRNVRFHGFFTGQKGGPPAAEVLSRITFTTDYAPFAEADFVVENATEKVDVKQGIYPVLDRVCPPHACFAANTSCISITRIGGWTGRPDRVLGMHFMNPVPLKPVVETIRGFHTSQQTIDTALRFLGQMGKEGIVVNDLPGFVSNRVLMITINEAIWEVMDGVASAENIDRIFVTCFGHKMGPLATGDLIGLDTILYSLQVLQDSYGDPKFRPCPLLVKMVDAGLHGRKSGRGFFDYSDT
- a CDS encoding MbtH family protein, translated to MSDEREDTTIYEVVMNDEEQYSIWPADRELPLGWHKAGKQGLKADCLAYIEEVWTDMRPKSLREKMQQQGLG